The following coding sequences are from one Natrarchaeobaculum sulfurireducens window:
- a CDS encoding MMPL family transporter — protein sequence MSLPYRIADRITSHSKLVLVVLVLTTALVGAGMPMVEEDSSLDQFESESPEAQAAEDIDDRFGVEAQENTTSVQLIHRGDTDDTNVLEQEVLIESLEFQQTLQENETINETLADEDPITGVENIVAMTADSQQQIDDLEDRTDDLEAEGDSLEAFGSELADRGGELEERGEELAGREAELEARSDALEAGIDEAREIQREYEELAAEFDENDPEYQQGAAELEAVFDELLEETADGADLTDEQAAEYDGLAEQARALESGLIEIEQTVDDPEALPEYGELQEDLEGVYTAATMGTLETEYEQLEADFEAFEEDQEVLEEDQEILEERQEALEAEQEALEEDWDALETDDEDDELSIEDQIELLEDLDEEAFEDALEESLAEGDDETEEGAALAFMPSAFEPGSTEAESRMTAITQDAGDADLEMGAGDDEVLESQLDIRELADAHEHEYVTFGIGIITDEIDRSMVDSLAIVGPLALAFVVAALLIAYRDPLDIVLGVAGILGVLLWTFGFMGWAGIPFNQMMVAVPVLLIGLSIDYAIHVFMRHREQREALSRLRTDGEGDPASEADESGHGFDTVRGSMGIALAGVGVALVWVTATTAIGFLANLVSPIGPIREFAVVSSVGILSALLVFGALIPAAKVEIDSVLESRGIDRHRRAFGTGGGRFSSLLSVGSVAARRVPLVVLVAVLLLTAGGVYGASQVDTSFEEEDFLAESPPEWTEHLPGGMSPGEYQAAADLEYVNEHYQRDDLQAQILVEGDVADGDVLERLQTAQDRAADSSVAYTTPSGDADVEGPLTVLNETAAQNESFDERRDAADTTGDGIPDENVSELYDELFEINEDGASQVLNRTDDGTYDSARLIVAVEGDAAFDDVTTDLRDIAATIDSDGIGDNRPDALENESASDEDDGTAAGMDGVSAIATGDPIVNYIVEGDLFDTVIQSLLVTLVAAFVFLTVAYWATGNGAALGAVTLLPVAFAVSWILGTMYLLEMPFNVLTGMITSLTIGLGVAYSIHISARYSLELERQGNVWDAMHRTVTGTGGALLGSAATTVGGFGTLAFAILPALRQFGIITGLTITYAFLSSVIVLPTLLVLWTRYLGPDVSFDVGGADRPTPTASDGGTPQTDGDADTEAADDTDDGGEDR from the coding sequence ATGAGTTTGCCGTATCGAATTGCCGACCGCATCACGTCTCACTCGAAACTCGTTCTCGTTGTGCTGGTCCTGACGACCGCACTCGTCGGCGCAGGAATGCCGATGGTCGAAGAAGACAGTTCGCTCGACCAGTTCGAGAGCGAGTCGCCCGAAGCACAGGCCGCCGAGGACATCGACGATCGGTTCGGCGTCGAAGCGCAGGAGAACACGACATCGGTGCAGCTGATACACCGCGGTGATACCGACGACACCAACGTCCTCGAGCAGGAGGTGTTGATCGAGTCGCTCGAGTTCCAGCAGACGTTACAGGAGAACGAAACGATCAACGAGACGCTGGCCGACGAGGACCCGATCACCGGCGTCGAGAACATCGTCGCGATGACCGCGGACAGCCAACAGCAGATCGACGACCTCGAGGACCGGACTGACGACCTCGAAGCGGAGGGGGACTCACTCGAGGCGTTCGGTTCTGAGCTGGCCGACCGCGGTGGCGAACTCGAGGAGCGCGGCGAGGAACTCGCCGGGCGTGAGGCCGAACTCGAGGCCAGAAGCGACGCCCTCGAGGCAGGTATCGACGAGGCCCGCGAGATTCAACGTGAGTACGAGGAACTCGCCGCCGAGTTCGACGAAAACGATCCCGAGTACCAGCAGGGAGCCGCCGAACTCGAGGCTGTGTTCGACGAACTGCTCGAGGAGACGGCCGACGGCGCTGACCTCACCGACGAGCAAGCCGCCGAGTACGACGGGCTAGCCGAACAGGCGCGGGCACTCGAGTCGGGACTGATCGAGATCGAACAAACGGTCGACGATCCAGAAGCCCTCCCCGAGTATGGGGAACTTCAGGAAGACCTGGAGGGGGTCTACACCGCCGCGACGATGGGTACCCTCGAAACGGAGTACGAACAACTCGAGGCTGACTTCGAGGCGTTCGAGGAGGATCAAGAGGTACTCGAGGAGGACCAGGAAATCCTCGAAGAACGACAGGAAGCACTCGAAGCGGAGCAGGAGGCGCTCGAGGAGGACTGGGACGCACTCGAGACGGACGACGAGGACGACGAGCTCTCGATCGAGGACCAGATCGAGCTCCTCGAGGACTTAGACGAGGAGGCGTTCGAGGACGCACTCGAGGAGTCTCTCGCCGAAGGCGACGACGAGACGGAGGAGGGTGCGGCCCTCGCGTTCATGCCGTCGGCGTTCGAGCCGGGGTCGACCGAGGCCGAGAGCCGGATGACCGCGATCACGCAGGACGCCGGCGACGCCGACCTCGAGATGGGCGCGGGTGACGACGAGGTCCTCGAGTCGCAACTCGACATCCGTGAACTCGCCGACGCCCACGAACACGAGTACGTCACCTTCGGTATCGGGATCATCACCGACGAGATCGACCGGTCGATGGTCGATAGCCTGGCGATCGTCGGACCGCTGGCGCTGGCGTTCGTCGTCGCGGCGTTGTTGATCGCCTACCGCGATCCGCTGGATATCGTCCTCGGCGTCGCGGGCATCCTTGGCGTGTTGCTCTGGACGTTCGGCTTCATGGGTTGGGCGGGAATCCCGTTCAACCAGATGATGGTGGCCGTTCCCGTGTTGCTGATCGGGCTCTCGATCGACTACGCGATACACGTCTTCATGAGACATCGGGAGCAACGCGAGGCGCTATCGCGCTTGCGGACGGACGGGGAGGGCGACCCCGCCTCCGAAGCGGACGAATCCGGCCACGGGTTCGACACCGTCCGGGGATCGATGGGAATCGCGCTGGCCGGTGTCGGGGTCGCGTTGGTCTGGGTCACGGCGACGACCGCGATCGGATTCCTGGCGAACCTCGTCAGCCCGATCGGTCCGATCCGGGAGTTCGCGGTCGTCAGCTCCGTCGGCATCCTCTCGGCGCTGCTCGTCTTCGGCGCGTTGATCCCGGCTGCCAAAGTCGAGATCGACTCGGTACTCGAGAGTCGGGGCATCGACCGGCATAGGCGCGCGTTCGGAACCGGCGGTGGCCGGTTCAGTTCCCTCCTCTCGGTCGGCTCGGTCGCCGCTCGACGGGTTCCGCTCGTGGTGCTGGTCGCCGTGCTCCTGTTGACCGCCGGTGGCGTCTACGGTGCCAGCCAGGTCGACACCAGCTTCGAAGAAGAGGACTTCCTTGCGGAGAGCCCACCCGAGTGGACCGAACACCTCCCCGGCGGGATGAGCCCCGGCGAGTACCAGGCCGCCGCCGATCTCGAGTACGTCAACGAACACTACCAGCGTGACGACCTGCAGGCCCAGATCCTCGTCGAGGGAGACGTGGCCGACGGGGACGTCCTCGAGCGGCTGCAGACGGCACAGGACCGGGCAGCCGATAGCTCCGTCGCGTACACGACGCCGAGTGGCGACGCCGACGTCGAAGGACCGCTGACGGTGTTAAACGAGACGGCAGCCCAGAACGAGTCGTTCGACGAGCGCCGAGACGCAGCCGATACGACGGGTGACGGGATCCCCGACGAGAACGTCTCCGAACTGTACGACGAACTATTCGAGATCAACGAAGACGGCGCGAGCCAGGTATTGAATCGGACCGACGACGGGACGTACGACTCTGCACGGCTCATCGTCGCCGTCGAGGGCGACGCAGCGTTCGACGACGTAACCACGGATCTGCGTGACATCGCCGCGACGATCGACAGCGATGGGATCGGCGACAACCGCCCCGACGCCCTCGAGAACGAAAGCGCCAGCGACGAAGACGACGGCACGGCGGCCGGTATGGATGGCGTCAGTGCCATCGCGACCGGCGACCCTATCGTCAACTACATCGTCGAAGGGGACCTGTTCGATACCGTCATCCAGAGCCTGCTGGTGACGCTCGTCGCCGCGTTCGTGTTCCTGACAGTCGCCTACTGGGCGACCGGGAACGGAGCCGCACTCGGTGCTGTCACCCTCCTCCCCGTGGCCTTCGCCGTCAGCTGGATCCTGGGGACCATGTACCTGCTCGAGATGCCGTTTAACGTTCTGACGGGGATGATCACCAGCCTCACGATCGGGCTCGGCGTCGCCTACAGCATCCACATTAGCGCCCGGTACAGCCTCGAGCTCGAGCGCCAGGGCAACGTCTGGGACGCGATGCACCGAACGGTCACCGGCACCGGCGGCGCGTTGCTGGGCAGTGCGGCGACGACGGTCGGCGGCTTCGGGACGCTCGCGTTCGCCATCCTCCCCGCGCTCCGGCAGTTCGGGATCATCACCGGACTGACGATCACGTACGCGTTCCTCTCGAGCGTCATCGTCCTCCCGACGCTGCTGGTGCTCTGGACGCGGTATCTCGGTCCGGACGTCTCCTTCGACGTCGGCGGGGCCGACCGGCCGACGCCGACTGCCAGCGACGGCGGGACGCCACAGACCGACGGTGATGCAGACACTGAGGCGGCGGACGACACCGACGACGGCGGTGAGGACCGATGA
- a CDS encoding MBL fold metallo-hydrolase translates to MRVTFLGTGSAMPSGDRFQTGILVQEDGRTLLVDCGSGVLHRLQQSGVGHENVSTVLLTHHHLDHVADLLSLFKARWLAGEEHLEVVGPQGTKSLIDDLLSVHDYMQGRLDLQIREVVAGEFSVAGFDISAYETRHSVPCLAYRFDDRFTFSGDSEAFDGLANFADGSAILAHDCSFPDDVDVANHPTPGTLGKALEGTDIGRIYLTHLYPHTDGRHEEMLESIATHYDGDVRFAEDLTTVTIE, encoded by the coding sequence ATGCGTGTTACCTTTCTCGGTACCGGAAGCGCAATGCCGTCCGGGGATCGCTTCCAGACGGGAATCCTCGTCCAGGAAGACGGTCGAACGCTGCTGGTCGACTGTGGGTCCGGCGTTCTCCACCGACTACAGCAGTCAGGCGTGGGTCACGAGAACGTCTCGACGGTGTTGCTCACTCACCACCACCTCGATCACGTCGCCGACCTCTTGTCGCTGTTCAAAGCCCGCTGGCTCGCTGGCGAAGAACACCTCGAGGTCGTCGGGCCACAGGGAACGAAGTCGCTGATCGACGACCTGTTGTCGGTTCACGACTACATGCAGGGACGACTCGACCTGCAGATTCGGGAGGTCGTCGCCGGCGAGTTCTCCGTCGCAGGCTTCGACATCTCGGCGTACGAGACGCGTCACTCGGTGCCGTGTCTAGCCTACCGATTCGACGACCGGTTTACGTTCAGCGGCGACAGCGAGGCGTTCGACGGATTGGCGAACTTCGCCGACGGGTCGGCGATCCTGGCCCACGACTGCTCGTTCCCCGACGACGTCGACGTCGCGAACCACCCCACGCCTGGAACGCTCGGAAAAGCCCTCGAGGGAACCGACATCGGCCGGATCTATCTCACGCACCTCTATCCCCACACCGACGGCCGTCACGAGGAGATGCTCGAGTCGATCGCTACCCACTACGACGGCGACGTGCGGTTCGCCGAAGACCTGACGACGGTCACGATCGAGTGA
- a CDS encoding bacteriorhodopsin, whose product MIEPTLLFWLGALGMAVGTVAFVLGGISTESVYRRYYAILASISLIAAVAYAMMALEIGWVTVGDNVVFTPRYVDWILTTPLLLLFLGLLAGSDSRELGVVIAVNTAVMVLGFAAALVPGGLGYGLFVVAGIVYLGLLYLLLGPMSDRAAEQGAAVTSLFTSLRNLTVILWSVYPVIWLLGPPGLGMITPTVDIMLISYLDVLTKVGFGLIALNTGTILETERGQSIAEATADGPVGAD is encoded by the coding sequence ATGATCGAGCCAACCCTGCTGTTCTGGCTCGGTGCGCTCGGGATGGCCGTGGGGACGGTCGCGTTCGTCTTGGGTGGCATCTCCACGGAGAGCGTCTACCGCCGGTACTACGCGATCCTCGCGTCGATCAGTCTGATCGCTGCGGTTGCGTACGCGATGATGGCTCTCGAGATCGGCTGGGTGACCGTCGGCGACAACGTCGTCTTCACGCCACGGTACGTCGACTGGATCCTGACGACGCCGCTGTTGTTGCTGTTCCTCGGCTTGCTCGCCGGGAGCGACAGTCGGGAACTCGGTGTGGTCATCGCCGTCAACACGGCCGTCATGGTGCTCGGCTTCGCAGCCGCGCTCGTCCCCGGCGGGTTGGGGTACGGACTGTTCGTCGTCGCCGGTATCGTGTACCTCGGCTTGCTCTACTTGTTGTTGGGTCCGATGAGTGACCGGGCTGCCGAGCAGGGAGCAGCCGTCACGTCGCTGTTTACCAGCCTGCGAAACCTTACGGTCATCCTCTGGTCGGTGTATCCGGTCATCTGGTTGTTGGGCCCCCCTGGACTCGGCATGATCACCCCGACGGTCGACATCATGCTGATCAGCTACCTCGACGTGCTCACCAAGGTCGGCTTCGGCCTGATCGCGCTCAACACCGGCACGATCCTCGAGACCGAACGCGGCCAGTCGATCGCCGAGGCCACTGCGGACGGTCCAGTCGGCGCGGACTGA
- a CDS encoding methyl-accepting chemotaxis protein, which produces MNVSSVLVPGFVRRNYTAKLGTTFTLVVAVTLAFGWAMNAEVVAAVETGEAAAVGDAATSAILGLVVLTVINLGLVAATVGGNTVASLSSLTAMATRMGEGDLEVDLETRREDEIGDLYGSFDEMRTSLRESLEETDEARRDAEAARASAEEARKEAEEARADAERERERLAAVNEELEAEAERFSGVMARCADGDLTARMNAETDNEAMASIADSFDEMMDGIEVLVGRIQGFAVDVSEASQEVRSNVERVREKSADVSASIGDISEGADVQTEKIQEIAREMDDISATTEEMAASAAEVAQTSMEAARASENGLETAESAIDAMNEVEAQTDESVAAIEALYEEIQQVSEVTEIIANIAEQTNLLALNASIEAAHADETGDGFAVVASEVKSLAEETKEATSDIADSIERIQDRTQTTVDDIRETSDRISSGVETVEETADSLERIVESVEEANTGIQEINTSTDRQADSAAQVVTMVDDVAEISETTAAEANGVASAAEAQSASASDVFNRVDALSDGATTLLEALEDTRVSATDDGPRAAQVLHSDGGVSR; this is translated from the coding sequence ATGAACGTTTCGAGCGTACTAGTACCCGGCTTCGTCCGACGTAACTATACGGCGAAGCTCGGGACCACTTTCACACTCGTCGTCGCCGTGACCCTCGCGTTCGGCTGGGCGATGAATGCGGAGGTCGTGGCTGCAGTCGAAACCGGAGAGGCCGCTGCCGTCGGTGACGCGGCGACGTCGGCGATTCTGGGCCTCGTCGTCCTGACGGTGATCAATCTCGGGTTGGTCGCGGCGACGGTCGGTGGCAACACCGTAGCGTCGCTCTCGTCGTTGACCGCTATGGCGACCCGTATGGGCGAGGGCGATCTCGAGGTCGACCTCGAGACCCGCCGCGAGGACGAGATCGGCGATCTTTACGGCTCGTTCGACGAGATGCGGACGTCGCTCCGGGAGTCGCTCGAGGAGACCGACGAGGCCAGACGCGACGCCGAAGCGGCCCGGGCGAGCGCGGAAGAAGCGCGCAAAGAGGCCGAGGAAGCACGGGCGGACGCCGAACGGGAACGCGAGCGACTCGCAGCGGTCAACGAGGAACTCGAGGCCGAAGCCGAGCGCTTCTCGGGCGTGATGGCCCGCTGTGCCGACGGCGACCTCACCGCGCGGATGAACGCCGAGACTGACAACGAGGCGATGGCATCGATTGCCGACTCGTTCGACGAGATGATGGACGGTATCGAGGTGCTCGTCGGTCGTATCCAGGGCTTTGCGGTCGACGTCTCCGAGGCCAGCCAGGAGGTCAGATCGAACGTCGAGCGAGTCCGGGAAAAGAGCGCAGATGTTAGCGCATCGATCGGGGATATCTCCGAAGGGGCGGACGTCCAGACCGAGAAGATCCAGGAGATCGCCCGCGAGATGGACGACATCTCGGCGACGACCGAAGAGATGGCTGCGAGTGCCGCCGAGGTGGCGCAGACGTCGATGGAGGCGGCCCGAGCCAGCGAGAACGGCCTCGAGACGGCCGAGTCGGCCATCGACGCGATGAACGAAGTCGAAGCCCAGACCGACGAGTCGGTGGCGGCAATCGAAGCCCTCTACGAGGAGATCCAGCAGGTCAGCGAAGTAACCGAGATCATCGCGAACATCGCCGAGCAGACGAACCTGCTGGCGCTCAACGCCTCGATCGAGGCCGCCCACGCCGACGAGACGGGCGACGGCTTCGCTGTCGTCGCCAGCGAGGTGAAATCGCTCGCCGAAGAGACCAAAGAGGCGACCAGCGACATCGCCGACTCGATCGAACGCATCCAGGACCGAACCCAGACGACCGTCGATGACATCCGCGAGACGAGCGATCGGATCTCGAGCGGGGTCGAAACCGTCGAGGAGACCGCAGACTCACTCGAGCGGATCGTCGAGTCGGTCGAAGAGGCGAACACCGGCATCCAGGAGATCAACACGTCGACGGATCGGCAGGCCGACTCCGCCGCACAGGTCGTGACGATGGTCGACGACGTCGCCGAGATTTCCGAAACGACAGCGGCCGAGGCGAACGGTGTCGCAAGTGCGGCCGAAGCCCAATCGGCCTCCGCGAGTGACGTCTTCAACCGCGTCGATGCACTTTCCGACGGTGCAACGACACTGCTCGAGGCGCTCGAGGACACCCGAGTCTCGGCGACGGACGACGGGCCGAGGGCTGCCCAGGTGTTGCACTCCGACGGAGGTGTCTCGCGATGA
- a CDS encoding Brp/Blh family beta-carotene 15,15'-dioxygenase, with product MAGDAADVAASVSLVCGVVALVTGVALVTLFDSLPLSVQLVPLAVSVVVLGLPHGAVDHLVLPRVREKPVSLRWLVGFGLGYLALAASYAIGWYLEPVLAFVGFILLTIFHWGQGDVYALVSIFDVDHLETRFQRALTLCVRGGIPMLVPLVAFPEQYAFVATAVVELFDPAATSALEPVFAPTVRAWVAVGFTALVAVSLGWGLFQAGPSRSWTLDAGETVGLVAFFAVVPPILAIGLYFAFWHSVRHVLRTVLVDRPAADALEAGSLRTALWRFTRDAAPLTAGALVVLVGLALAVPRTPATLSDLLGVYLVCLAVLTLPHTVVVSLLDWEQRIWA from the coding sequence ATGGCCGGTGACGCAGCCGATGTCGCGGCATCGGTGAGCCTCGTCTGTGGCGTCGTCGCGCTCGTGACAGGGGTCGCACTCGTAACGCTGTTCGACTCGCTCCCACTGTCCGTCCAGCTGGTTCCGCTGGCTGTCAGCGTCGTCGTCCTCGGGCTGCCACACGGGGCCGTCGATCACCTCGTCCTTCCTCGAGTGCGCGAAAAACCGGTCTCTCTGCGGTGGCTCGTCGGCTTCGGCCTCGGGTACCTCGCGCTCGCCGCTAGCTACGCCATCGGCTGGTACCTCGAGCCCGTTCTCGCCTTCGTCGGTTTCATCCTCCTGACGATCTTTCACTGGGGACAGGGCGACGTCTACGCCCTCGTTTCCATCTTCGACGTTGATCACCTCGAGACGCGATTTCAACGCGCGCTCACACTCTGTGTTCGCGGCGGAATCCCGATGCTCGTTCCCCTCGTCGCGTTTCCCGAACAGTACGCGTTCGTGGCAACCGCCGTCGTTGAGCTGTTCGATCCGGCTGCAACCAGCGCGCTCGAGCCGGTGTTTGCCCCCACCGTCCGCGCCTGGGTCGCCGTTGGCTTCACAGCGCTCGTGGCAGTCTCACTCGGCTGGGGGCTCTTTCAGGCCGGCCCGTCCCGCTCGTGGACGCTCGACGCTGGCGAAACGGTGGGACTCGTCGCGTTCTTCGCCGTCGTTCCGCCGATTCTCGCCATCGGCCTCTATTTCGCGTTCTGGCACTCGGTTCGACACGTCCTCCGAACCGTTCTGGTCGACCGACCCGCAGCCGACGCACTCGAGGCCGGCTCCCTTCGGACGGCCCTGTGGCGGTTCACCCGCGACGCTGCACCGCTGACGGCGGGGGCTCTCGTGGTCCTCGTGGGGCTTGCACTCGCCGTCCCACGGACGCCAGCGACCCTCTCCGACCTTCTCGGCGTCTATCTGGTCTGTCTCGCCGTCCTGACGCTCCCTCACACCGTCGTCGTCTCGCTGCTCGACTGGGAACAGCGCATCTGGGCGTGA
- the pabB gene encoding aminodeoxychorismate synthase, component I yields the protein MPNDHPHVRTTGSEFVATATDAPPDARVPIEVRVTVDDPYRAYRRVRTDPSVHGDMGGESDSMGPTGVYLETTGGQSGWGYFAVDPFTSLQVGSTLEPVGDVDPAPSLAELDGLLERETLVRGDCDVPYPCGAFGWLSYDVARELETLPETTVDDRDLPRLQVAAFDRVAAWEEPRDGETTLRITACPRVGDDPHAAYQRGRERALELARAARTGEPSMPAPPVRATDATFESDCSTAEFAERVRRVKAYVRDGDTFQANVSQRLTAPAAVHPVAAFDALRAVNPAPYSALLEFPGIDLVSASPELLLDVEGDRLLTEPIAGTRPRGETPAEDDALEADLLDDEKERAEHAMLVDLERNDLGKVSEYGSVEVTEYRRVDRYSEVMHLVSLVEGRLRSGEALVDAIAAVFPGGTITGAPKPRTMEIIDEVERTRRGPYTGSIGVFGFDDRATLNIVIRTLARRGERYSLRVGAGIVHDSVPEREYEETLDKGRALVRALDAALGERAELAVADGGVTD from the coding sequence ATGCCGAACGACCATCCCCATGTCAGAACGACCGGCTCCGAGTTCGTAGCGACCGCCACAGACGCCCCACCGGACGCACGCGTTCCAATCGAGGTTCGGGTGACCGTCGACGATCCGTATCGCGCGTATCGTCGCGTCCGGACAGACCCCTCGGTCCACGGCGATATGGGTGGCGAATCCGACAGCATGGGACCGACCGGTGTCTACCTCGAGACCACCGGCGGCCAGTCCGGCTGGGGCTACTTCGCCGTCGATCCGTTCACCAGCCTGCAGGTGGGCTCGACGCTCGAGCCCGTCGGTGACGTCGATCCCGCGCCGTCGCTGGCAGAACTGGATGGACTGCTCGAGCGTGAGACGCTCGTCCGTGGCGACTGTGACGTACCCTACCCCTGCGGGGCGTTCGGCTGGCTCTCCTACGACGTCGCTCGCGAACTCGAGACGCTGCCCGAGACGACCGTCGACGACCGCGACCTCCCGCGTCTGCAGGTCGCCGCGTTCGACCGCGTCGCCGCCTGGGAGGAACCACGGGACGGCGAGACGACGCTGCGGATCACGGCCTGTCCCCGCGTCGGCGACGACCCTCACGCGGCGTACCAACGGGGCCGCGAGCGCGCCCTCGAGCTGGCTCGTGCGGCCAGGACCGGGGAGCCATCCATGCCAGCTCCCCCGGTCCGGGCGACCGACGCCACCTTCGAGAGCGACTGCTCGACGGCCGAGTTCGCAGAGCGCGTCCGCCGCGTCAAAGCGTACGTCCGCGACGGCGACACCTTCCAGGCGAACGTCTCCCAACGACTCACCGCACCGGCTGCCGTCCACCCCGTCGCGGCCTTCGACGCGCTCCGTGCGGTGAATCCGGCGCCGTACTCCGCGCTGCTCGAGTTTCCGGGGATCGACCTCGTCAGCGCCTCGCCGGAACTGTTGCTCGACGTCGAGGGCGACCGTTTGCTGACCGAACCGATCGCTGGCACCCGGCCGCGGGGCGAGACGCCCGCCGAAGACGACGCGCTCGAGGCTGACCTGCTCGATGACGAGAAAGAGCGGGCCGAACACGCGATGTTGGTCGACTTAGAGCGAAACGACCTCGGGAAGGTCAGCGAGTACGGCAGCGTCGAGGTGACCGAGTACCGTCGGGTCGACCGCTACTCGGAGGTCATGCACCTCGTCTCGCTCGTCGAGGGGCGACTGCGTTCGGGCGAGGCCCTCGTCGACGCGATCGCCGCGGTGTTCCCCGGCGGGACGATCACCGGCGCGCCGAAACCCCGGACGATGGAGATCATCGACGAGGTCGAACGGACGCGCCGCGGCCCTTACACCGGCTCGATCGGCGTCTTCGGCTTCGACGACCGGGCGACGCTCAACATCGTCATCCGGACGCTCGCTCGACGGGGTGAGCGGTACTCGTTGCGCGTCGGTGCCGGCATCGTCCACGACTCGGTGCCCGAACGCGAGTACGAAGAGACCCTCGACAAGGGCCGTGCGCTGGTCCGTGCGCTGGATGCAGCCCTCGGCGAACGGGCGGAACTCGCCGTCGCCGACGGCGGGGTGACCGACTGA
- a CDS encoding anthranilate synthase component II, translated as MTQILIVDNYDSFAYNLVQYVGGAIDAPYDGEVLVRRNDAIDVDGIRRLDPDAIVVSPGPGTPAEAGVSIPIFRDLEYPTLGVCLGHQALCAAAGAPVGYAPRVVHGKPSTVTHDGTGIFEGLPDPFEAGRYHSLAVDREDLPAELLETASTVLTASSEPGDTAEPEATNEVGQEIVMAVRHRERPHVGVQFHPESILTGTGMHLIENFVDAAATDAVARS; from the coding sequence ATGACGCAGATTCTGATCGTCGACAACTACGACTCCTTCGCGTACAACCTCGTCCAGTACGTCGGTGGGGCGATCGACGCTCCCTACGACGGCGAGGTACTCGTTCGGCGTAACGACGCCATCGACGTCGACGGCATCCGTCGACTCGACCCCGACGCGATCGTCGTCTCGCCTGGCCCCGGTACCCCCGCCGAGGCTGGCGTTTCGATTCCGATCTTTCGCGACCTCGAGTACCCGACCCTCGGCGTCTGTCTGGGTCACCAGGCGCTCTGTGCGGCCGCCGGTGCGCCCGTCGGCTACGCACCACGAGTCGTTCACGGCAAGCCCTCGACGGTCACTCACGACGGAACCGGCATCTTCGAGGGGCTCCCGGACCCGTTCGAGGCTGGCCGCTACCACTCGCTGGCGGTCGACCGGGAGGACCTGCCGGCAGAACTGCTCGAGACGGCCAGTACCGTCCTCACCGCCAGTAGCGAGCCAGGCGACACAGCCGAACCCGAGGCCACCAACGAAGTGGGCCAAGAAATCGTGATGGCCGTCCGCCACCGCGAGCGACCCCACGTCGGCGTGCAGTTTCACCCCGAGAGCATCCTCACCGGCACAGGAATGCACCTGATCGAGAACTTCGTCGACGCGGCCGCGACCGACGCCGTCGCCCGGTCGTAA
- the epsC gene encoding serine O-acetyltransferase EpsC, with translation MDYRYTGDACKRLFEAYEADAEPFPTASSMNFPRWDHRRAELGLLRRLLFPRCWNADELLEERSRVRETLSELGSIYCRGIRPYTGSDPSATVDGVLDRLPDLRETLKRDVEAAYKGDPAAKSYVEVIRSYPGFQAIMMQRVAHVLYEADTPEYARELTEYAKTVTGIDIHPGAEIGDHFFIDHGTGVVIGETATIGDWVRLYQDVTLGALHFEAEEDEEKTLKKGYKRHPDIGDTVVIGAGTKVLGPITVGDHVSIGANSWVTEDIPPKTSVYVSEHPTQERKRSE, from the coding sequence ATGGACTACAGGTACACCGGTGATGCGTGCAAGCGGCTCTTCGAGGCCTACGAGGCCGACGCCGAGCCGTTTCCCACGGCGTCATCGATGAACTTCCCACGATGGGACCACCGGCGGGCCGAGCTCGGCTTGCTGAGACGACTGCTGTTTCCAAGGTGCTGGAACGCCGACGAGTTGCTCGAGGAACGCTCGAGAGTCCGTGAGACGCTGTCGGAACTCGGCTCGATCTACTGTCGTGGCATCCGCCCGTACACGGGCAGTGATCCCTCGGCGACGGTCGATGGGGTGCTCGACCGGCTTCCCGACCTCCGCGAGACGCTAAAACGTGACGTGGAGGCGGCGTACAAGGGTGATCCTGCGGCGAAGTCCTACGTCGAGGTTATCCGTTCGTATCCGGGCTTCCAGGCGATCATGATGCAGCGGGTCGCACACGTACTGTACGAGGCTGACACGCCGGAGTACGCCAGAGAACTCACCGAGTACGCCAAGACGGTGACGGGAATCGACATTCACCCAGGAGCGGAGATCGGCGACCACTTTTTTATCGATCACGGCACCGGCGTCGTCATCGGGGAGACGGCGACGATCGGCGACTGGGTTCGTCTCTATCAGGACGTCACCCTCGGAGCGCTTCACTTCGAGGCGGAAGAAGACGAGGAGAAGACGCTGAAGAAAGGGTACAAACGCCACCCGGACATTGGGGATACCGTCGTGATCGGTGCGGGGACGAAAGTGCTCGGGCCGATCACCGTCGGCGATCACGTGAGTATCGGCGCGAACTCCTGGGTGACCGAAGACATCCCACCGAAAACGAGCGTCTACGTCTCCGAACACCCGACACAGGAACGAAAGCGCAGCGAGTGA